Proteins from a genomic interval of Caldicellulosiruptor diazotrophicus:
- the pdxS gene encoding pyridoxal 5'-phosphate synthase lyase subunit PdxS, with protein sequence MSEIVNERYELNKNLAQMLKGGVIMDVTSPKEAEIAEKAGAVAVMALQKVPADLRKEGKVARMADPKIILEIKSAVSIPVMAKVRIGHFVEAQILEALGIDYIDESEVLTPADEEHHIDKWKFKAAFVCGARDLGEALRRIQEGASMIRTKGEAGTGNVVEAVRHLRRINKQISYAASLNSDELYAYAKELGVSYELLKKTAELKRLPVVNFAAGGIATPADAALMMQLGADGVFVGSGIFKSKNPEKRARAIVMATTYYNDPKILAEISYDLGEEMEGIDLRNLSEHELLQFRGN encoded by the coding sequence ATGAGCGAGATTGTAAATGAAAGATATGAGCTCAATAAAAATCTTGCACAGATGTTAAAAGGCGGTGTCATCATGGATGTGACATCTCCAAAAGAGGCTGAAATTGCAGAAAAAGCAGGTGCTGTTGCTGTTATGGCTCTCCAAAAAGTTCCGGCAGACCTGCGCAAAGAAGGCAAGGTTGCGAGGATGGCTGACCCGAAAATTATATTGGAAATTAAAAGTGCTGTTTCAATACCTGTTATGGCAAAGGTAAGAATCGGACATTTTGTTGAGGCTCAGATTTTAGAAGCACTTGGCATCGACTATATTGATGAGAGCGAGGTCTTGACGCCTGCTGATGAGGAGCATCACATTGATAAGTGGAAGTTCAAAGCTGCGTTCGTGTGCGGTGCAAGAGATTTGGGTGAGGCTTTGAGAAGAATTCAAGAAGGTGCTTCCATGATAAGAACAAAAGGTGAGGCTGGGACAGGAAATGTTGTTGAGGCGGTAAGACACCTTCGCAGAATAAACAAGCAAATTAGCTATGCTGCATCGCTAAATAGTGATGAGCTTTATGCATATGCAAAGGAACTTGGAGTGTCTTATGAACTTTTGAAAAAAACAGCCGAGCTCAAACGTCTTCCCGTTGTCAACTTTGCGGCGGGCGGAATTGCAACACCAGCTGATGCAGCTTTAATGATGCAGCTTGGAGCAGATGGTGTGTTTGTTGGTTCTGGTATTTTCAAGAGCAAAAATCCTGAGAAAAGAGCAAGGGCAATTGTGATGGCAACCACATATTACAATGACCCCAAAATACTGGCAGAAATATCATATGACCTTGGAGAAGAGATGGAAGGTATAGATTTGAGAAATCTTTCTGAGCATGAACTTTTGCAGTTTAGGGGGAATTAA
- the pdxT gene encoding pyridoxal 5'-phosphate synthase glutaminase subunit PdxT — MKTIGVLAFQGGVIEHVKKIEELGAKPQLVKKKEDLKSLDGLILPGGESTTIGKFLIETGLKDQILSLIYEGMPVWGTCAGAILLSKNIKNQGSGVLPVLNIVIERNAYGSQLDSFKKEVFVPRFNIATECIFIRAPRIVEVAEGVEVLAELETPIAVLQKNILATTFHPELTSQNYWHSFFVENVVK, encoded by the coding sequence TTGAAGACAATAGGAGTTCTGGCGTTTCAAGGCGGAGTTATAGAACATGTGAAAAAGATAGAAGAGCTTGGGGCAAAGCCTCAGCTTGTCAAGAAAAAAGAGGACTTAAAAAGCCTTGACGGCTTAATTTTGCCTGGGGGAGAAAGCACTACAATTGGAAAATTTTTGATTGAAACAGGTTTAAAAGATCAGATTTTAAGCTTGATATATGAAGGCATGCCAGTTTGGGGAACATGTGCCGGTGCAATTTTGCTTTCTAAAAATATCAAAAACCAGGGAAGTGGTGTTCTTCCCGTTCTTAACATAGTGATAGAAAGAAATGCCTATGGAAGCCAGCTTGACAGTTTCAAAAAAGAAGTTTTTGTCCCAAGATTCAACATAGCCACAGAGTGCATTTTTATAAGAGCGCCGAGGATTGTTGAGGTAGCAGAAGGTGTTGAGGTTTTAGCAGAGCTTGAAACTCCAATTGCAGTTTTGCAAAAAAATATCTTAGCTACAACATTTCATCCAGAGCTTACATCTCAAAATTATTGGCATTCTTTCTTTGTGGAGAATGTGGTAAAATAA
- the acpS gene encoding holo-ACP synthase — MIFNIGIDIVEVDRFKDMKRFDEFLKRVFTSCELEYIKQKRYNPETIAGYFAAKEAVAKALSTGVVFCFKDIEIQKGKTGCPMVKLYNRAEALCFELGIKNIVVSISHQKSVAVAVAIAEK; from the coding sequence ATGATATTTAATATTGGAATTGATATTGTTGAAGTGGACAGATTCAAAGATATGAAAAGATTTGATGAATTTTTAAAAAGGGTGTTTACTTCCTGTGAGCTTGAATATATAAAACAGAAAAGATATAATCCTGAGACAATAGCAGGGTATTTTGCTGCAAAAGAAGCAGTTGCCAAAGCACTTTCAACAGGAGTTGTTTTTTGCTTTAAAGACATAGAAATACAAAAGGGGAAAACTGGCTGTCCAATGGTGAAGCTTTATAACAGGGCAGAGGCTCTTTGTTTTGAGCTTGGAATTAAAAATATTGTGGTGAGTATATCTCACCAAAAATCGGTTGCAGTTGCAGTTGCCATTGCTGAAAAATAA
- a CDS encoding NAD(P)H-hydrate dehydratase, translated as MFVLTSSQMREIDRKASQEIGIPEVVLMENAGFCVFEEIRKDFETLDDKNIAVFCGKGNNGGDGFVVARYLAQVCPNVKVFLFDENVTLISKVFLDILKRLEVDVSILSEELLLSLKTQRFDIIVDAIFGIGLSKDIDGLYKKAIEYINGSGAYVYSVDIPSGICSDSASVRGCAVKANKTVTFVYPKIGNILYPGSYYCGKVIVKDIGIPEKIIKDIKVKILTAEDLDISKFYRFPDSHKGDYGKVGIVAGSKYYPGAAVLCSNAAVQSGCGLCYLITPQEALYFQNLRKPEIVVLPLEGKEGVISFDGFVKFDEYLAKFDVLGFGCGLTKNEEVEKILIHILENFQIPIVIDADGLNTLSSSQKAKKLLANYKSQKVLTPHYMEAARILGVDVKDVAKSPIDAATKIASEFRAICVLKGSRTIITDGDEVFINVLGNPGMAKGGSGDVLTGIILSMIAQGYSAFEAAKLSVYLHSLSADILLEKKAMQTILPSDIIEGLDSAIRRLIEG; from the coding sequence ATGTTTGTTTTGACCTCATCCCAGATGAGGGAAATTGACAGGAAAGCTTCGCAGGAAATAGGGATACCTGAAGTTGTGCTGATGGAGAATGCTGGTTTTTGTGTTTTTGAAGAGATAAGAAAGGATTTTGAAACTCTTGATGACAAAAACATTGCAGTTTTTTGCGGAAAAGGCAACAATGGCGGCGATGGATTTGTTGTTGCAAGGTATCTTGCCCAGGTTTGTCCAAATGTAAAGGTATTCTTATTCGATGAGAATGTGACTTTGATATCCAAAGTTTTCCTTGATATATTGAAAAGGCTGGAAGTCGATGTTAGCATTTTGTCAGAAGAACTATTATTATCCCTCAAAACCCAGAGATTTGACATAATAGTTGACGCAATCTTTGGGATAGGTCTTTCAAAAGACATTGATGGGCTTTATAAAAAGGCAATTGAGTATATAAATGGTAGCGGCGCTTATGTATATTCAGTTGACATTCCAAGTGGAATTTGCTCTGATTCAGCTTCTGTGAGAGGCTGTGCTGTTAAGGCTAACAAGACAGTAACGTTTGTTTACCCTAAGATAGGGAATATTTTGTACCCAGGTAGTTATTATTGTGGAAAGGTAATTGTTAAAGATATAGGTATCCCTGAAAAGATTATCAAAGATATCAAGGTAAAGATTCTAACAGCCGAGGATTTAGATATATCCAAATTTTACAGGTTTCCCGACTCTCACAAAGGCGATTATGGCAAGGTGGGAATAGTTGCCGGGTCAAAGTATTATCCTGGTGCGGCGGTTCTGTGCAGCAATGCTGCAGTACAAAGTGGCTGTGGACTTTGCTACTTAATAACACCCCAAGAAGCGCTTTATTTTCAGAATTTAAGAAAACCGGAGATAGTAGTGCTGCCTCTTGAGGGCAAAGAAGGTGTTATATCTTTTGATGGTTTTGTAAAATTTGACGAATACCTTGCCAAGTTTGATGTTTTGGGATTTGGCTGTGGGCTTACGAAGAATGAAGAAGTTGAAAAGATATTGATTCATATTTTAGAAAATTTCCAAATACCTATTGTAATAGATGCAGATGGACTAAATACTCTGTCATCAAGCCAAAAAGCAAAAAAACTCTTGGCAAACTATAAATCTCAAAAAGTTTTAACCCCACATTATATGGAAGCTGCAAGGATTCTTGGCGTTGATGTAAAAGATGTTGCTAAAAGTCCAATTGATGCTGCCACAAAGATTGCAAGTGAATTTAGAGCTATATGCGTACTAAAAGGTTCAAGAACAATAATAACAGACGGAGATGAGGTTTTTATAAATGTTCTTGGCAATCCTGGCATGGCAAAAGGCGGAAGCGGAGATGTTCTCACGGGTATTATTTTGTCTATGATTGCTCAAGGGTATTCTGCTTTTGAGGCGGCAAAACTGTCGGTATATCTTCATTCTCTTTCGGCAGATATCTTGCTTGAAAAAAAGGCAATGCAGACAATTTTGCCCTCAGATATTATAGAGGGGTTGGACAGTGCTATTAGGAGACTAATTGAAGGTTAA
- the alr gene encoding alanine racemase: MSKVSLYNRVWAEIDLDNLVYNLENIKKKILPQTRIMAVVKADAYGHGAVEISRVLVKNGVSMLAVAIIDEALQLRHFNFDVPILILGFTPFELSEQVVENEISQTVYTYEQAYYLSQAAQKIGKKAKIHIKVDTGMGRIGFLCCEQSVNTILNIAKLPNIELEGIFSHFSSADDPDSDDFTHEQFIKFENFVKELNKNGVYFKYKHIANSSAAIRFPQYQLDIARLGLILYGLYPNSSLKEHISIKPVMSVKARVINVKEVPEGFPISYNRKYITTRKSKIATIPIGYADGFTRVGSSQRHVLIKGEFAKVVGSICMDQCMVDVTDIEDVKIGDEVVIIGKQGKNEILADHLADQIGTINYEVVCSFSKRIPRVYIKDGRVVKILNYIL; the protein is encoded by the coding sequence ATGAGCAAAGTGTCGCTCTACAACAGAGTTTGGGCAGAGATTGATCTTGATAATTTGGTATACAATCTTGAAAATATCAAGAAAAAGATTTTACCTCAAACAAGAATAATGGCAGTGGTGAAGGCTGATGCATATGGGCACGGAGCGGTTGAAATTTCAAGAGTACTTGTAAAAAATGGTGTTAGTATGCTCGCTGTGGCAATAATTGACGAAGCTTTACAACTGAGACATTTCAATTTTGATGTTCCAATTTTAATTTTAGGTTTTACTCCTTTTGAACTTTCTGAGCAGGTTGTTGAAAACGAGATAAGCCAAACAGTTTACACGTATGAGCAGGCATATTATCTTAGCCAGGCAGCGCAAAAGATAGGTAAAAAAGCCAAGATACATATCAAAGTTGATACTGGAATGGGAAGAATTGGATTTTTGTGCTGTGAACAGAGCGTAAACACCATATTAAATATTGCTAAGCTGCCGAACATCGAACTTGAAGGAATATTCTCTCATTTTTCATCTGCAGACGATCCAGATTCGGACGATTTTACGCATGAACAGTTTATAAAATTTGAAAACTTTGTGAAAGAACTCAATAAAAATGGGGTATACTTTAAATATAAGCACATTGCAAATAGCAGTGCGGCAATCCGTTTCCCCCAGTATCAACTTGATATTGCAAGACTTGGCCTTATTCTATATGGGCTTTATCCAAATAGTAGCTTGAAAGAGCATATAAGTATCAAGCCTGTGATGTCTGTCAAGGCAAGAGTTATAAATGTGAAGGAGGTGCCAGAAGGCTTCCCAATAAGCTACAACAGAAAGTATATAACTACACGCAAAAGCAAAATTGCCACTATACCTATCGGTTATGCAGATGGGTTTACACGCGTTGGGAGCAGCCAAAGACATGTTCTCATAAAAGGTGAGTTTGCTAAGGTTGTTGGGAGTATATGTATGGACCAGTGCATGGTAGATGTGACCGATATTGAAGATGTGAAGATTGGTGATGAAGTTGTCATTATAGGAAAACAAGGAAAAAATGAGATTTTGGCTGACCATTTGGCTGATCAGATTGGCACTATAAACTATGAGGTTGTGTGTTCGTTTAGCAAGCGAATTCCACGGGTTTATATAAAGGATGGGCGAGTTGTCAAAATATTAAACTATATCTTATGA
- a CDS encoding type II toxin-antitoxin system PemK/MazF family toxin, producing MEKVIQQNQNQPPLEIKRGDIFYADLAPHVGSEQGGIRPVLVIQNDIGNKYSPTVIVAAITSQIGKAKFPTHVEIRAGEFGLSRDSVILLEQIRTIDKVRLKNKVGKLSDEVMEKVNQAILISLGLIEWTAEGYDWKKKEGAGLKKA from the coding sequence GTGGAGAAAGTGATACAGCAAAATCAAAATCAACCACCACTTGAAATCAAAAGGGGAGACATATTTTATGCTGACCTTGCTCCACATGTTGGTTCTGAGCAGGGCGGCATAAGACCAGTTCTGGTAATTCAAAATGATATAGGGAACAAATACAGCCCAACTGTGATTGTGGCTGCGATAACTTCACAGATTGGCAAAGCTAAATTTCCAACGCATGTTGAGATTCGTGCGGGTGAGTTTGGTCTCAGCCGTGACTCTGTCATTTTACTTGAGCAGATCAGAACAATTGACAAAGTGCGACTCAAAAATAAGGTTGGCAAACTTTCTGATGAGGTCATGGAAAAGGTAAACCAGGCAATTCTGATAAGCCTTGGGCTAATAGAATGGACAGCGGAGGGATATGATTGGAAAAAGAAAGAAGGCGCAGGGTTAAAAAAGGCGTAA
- a CDS encoding cytochrome c biogenesis CcdA family protein — protein sequence MKIDILAAATAGFLSFFSPCILPLIPVYVLYLFSQKGNRLKNSFLFVLGFSIVFVALGVLAAVVGSVFSGYSFVLKKIAAIVIVLMGLVMLDLSPDFLKRIFIPIQGKGNLDINASPLILGMVLSISWTPCVGPILASILSMAAISKTLLKGAMLLFIYSIGFAVPFLISSFLIDRLKAFFGMLNRYSSAIEYFTGALLIAFGMLAFFDKINFFR from the coding sequence ATGAAAATAGATATTTTAGCGGCAGCGACAGCTGGTTTTTTGTCTTTTTTTTCTCCGTGTATTTTGCCGCTTATACCGGTGTATGTTCTATATCTTTTTTCTCAAAAAGGTAACAGGTTAAAAAATAGCTTTTTGTTTGTTCTGGGATTTTCAATTGTCTTTGTTGCACTTGGAGTGCTTGCTGCAGTGGTAGGCAGTGTTTTTTCTGGGTACAGTTTTGTGCTAAAAAAGATAGCAGCAATAGTTATTGTTTTGATGGGTCTGGTGATGCTTGACTTGTCACCAGATTTTTTAAAAAGGATTTTTATACCTATACAGGGTAAAGGTAATTTGGATATTAATGCTTCACCGTTGATTTTAGGAATGGTTTTGAGCATAAGCTGGACACCCTGTGTAGGACCAATTTTGGCCTCTATTTTGAGCATGGCGGCTATTTCAAAGACTCTTTTAAAAGGAGCGATGCTGCTTTTTATTTATTCGATAGGTTTTGCTGTACCGTTTTTGATCTCAAGCTTTTTAATAGACAGGCTAAAAGCTTTTTTTGGCATGTTGAATAGGTACAGCAGTGCAATAGAGTATTTTACAGGTGCGCTTTTGATTGCATTTGGTATGCTTGCATTCTTTGATAAGATAAATTTCTTCAGGTAG
- a CDS encoding TlpA family protein disulfide reductase has translation MLNIRIKSVIFILISAILIGILVYQIMSRSKENTAAEGIVNFKLVSVDGKEYSLLDFRGRKVVLNFFATWCPPCRAEIPDFERFHRENKDVVLIGINIQEDKATVEEFLNSMGVSYPVLLDKDGKVSAQFGIEGIPTTFLIDENGRIIAKNVGMMTYEQLKNFTDK, from the coding sequence ATGTTGAATATTAGAATCAAAAGTGTTATCTTTATATTGATAAGCGCCATTTTGATTGGGATTTTAGTATACCAGATTATGTCGCGCTCAAAAGAGAATACGGCTGCCGAAGGTATAGTTAATTTCAAACTTGTATCAGTGGATGGCAAAGAGTATTCACTGTTGGATTTTAGGGGCAGAAAGGTTGTACTCAACTTTTTTGCAACATGGTGTCCACCATGCAGGGCTGAAATACCCGATTTTGAAAGATTCCATCGAGAAAACAAAGATGTTGTCTTGATTGGCATTAATATTCAAGAAGATAAAGCAACAGTTGAGGAATTCTTAAATTCAATGGGAGTTTCATACCCAGTGCTTCTTGACAAAGATGGAAAGGTTTCTGCACAATTTGGGATTGAAGGAATACCCACAACATTTTTGATTGACGAAAATGGAAGGATAATAGCGAAAAACGTTGGTATGATGACTTACGAGCAGCTTAAAAATTTTACTGATAAATAA
- a CDS encoding glycine cleavage system protein H: MLYGERLLFGDMWVEVNGSIASVGITKNLEIELGDIVMFEFFKTSGYIQEGEEFARIESIYKTYTLKSPVSGYIRWANRDLLFDPTLLNLLPEETEIISIDIQQLV, encoded by the coding sequence ATGCTGTATGGTGAGAGGCTTCTTTTTGGGGATATGTGGGTTGAAGTTAATGGTTCGATTGCTTCGGTAGGTATTACCAAAAATTTGGAGATAGAGCTTGGTGACATTGTGATGTTTGAGTTTTTCAAGACGTCAGGGTATATTCAAGAAGGAGAGGAGTTTGCAAGAATTGAGTCAATCTACAAGACGTACACCTTGAAATCACCAGTGAGTGGTTATATAAGGTGGGCAAACCGTGATCTTCTTTTTGATCCTACTTTATTAAATTTATTACCAGAAGAAACAGAAATAATTAGTATAGACATCCAGCAACTTGTGTGA
- a CDS encoding ABC transporter substrate-binding protein produces MPMKFSKKLVAIVVLIAFALALIPFYSHAADFPVTVKDGKGYSITVKQKPQRILSLALQTDEILLNMVSSNRIVGLSIFADDNNNSNVVNLAKNVKGRYSSNDIEKIIAAKPDLVIVPYYIDKSKYDLLKKGLKCPIYVSLNPNSIANIKQEIINLSKLTGETQKGQLLIKYMDDKIDFVQKKVKYLRKKKYVLFYTYYFNSTYGKNTTQHEIAKYAGVINIAAVAGLKGWPTISKEQILEWDPDIIVIPSASYNPKKTSQQYVEEFKKDPAFKNLKAVKNNSVIILDDRHVQTVSHYIVEGIYDLAKAAYPYLFK; encoded by the coding sequence ATGCCGATGAAGTTCTCTAAAAAACTAGTTGCAATAGTTGTTTTAATTGCATTTGCGCTAGCTTTAATTCCATTTTATTCTCATGCTGCCGACTTTCCTGTCACAGTCAAGGATGGAAAAGGATATAGCATAACTGTAAAACAGAAACCTCAAAGGATTTTGTCGCTTGCGCTTCAGACAGATGAGATTTTGCTCAATATGGTATCAAGTAACAGAATTGTTGGGCTTTCTATATTTGCTGATGATAATAACAATTCTAATGTTGTGAATCTTGCTAAGAATGTGAAAGGAAGATACTCAAGCAATGATATTGAGAAGATAATTGCTGCAAAACCTGACCTTGTTATAGTACCTTATTACATTGACAAGTCAAAGTATGACCTTTTGAAGAAAGGTCTTAAGTGTCCAATATATGTCAGTTTAAATCCAAATTCAATTGCAAATATTAAGCAGGAAATAATAAATCTTTCAAAATTAACTGGTGAAACACAAAAGGGCCAACTTCTTATAAAGTACATGGATGATAAAATTGATTTTGTGCAAAAGAAAGTAAAATACTTGAGAAAAAAGAAGTATGTGCTTTTTTACACATACTATTTCAACTCAACATATGGTAAAAATACAACACAGCATGAAATAGCAAAGTATGCAGGGGTTATAAATATAGCAGCTGTTGCTGGATTGAAAGGCTGGCCAACTATCTCAAAAGAACAGATTTTGGAGTGGGACCCAGACATCATTGTTATTCCATCTGCGTCGTACAATCCAAAAAAGACTTCTCAGCAGTACGTAGAGGAGTTCAAAAAAGACCCTGCTTTCAAAAACCTGAAAGCTGTGAAGAACAACAGCGTAATTATTCTTGATGATAGGCACGTTCAAACAGTTTCGCACTATATTGTTGAAGGTATTTATGACTTGGCAAAAGCTGCATATCCGTATCTTTTCAAATAA
- a CDS encoding FecCD family ABC transporter permease gives MVQLKKVLIILALLLLTVFIISIGVGSVFIPPLRVLKALLSLIGISFGPTNDMDLTIVGQIRLPRIIIAMIVGMSLSIAGALVQGLYRNPMADPGIIGTSSGASFGAIVCIAFSLNTINIFYLPLFAFAGALLISFLVYRLSTKNNKTPITNLILIGIAVSTFVSSINSLILSNINQYQVSEYIFWMLGSLDGRSWVHVKISFIPLCILMLFSLLFAKRINILILGEEESFTIGVNPEKLKKTLLVLVSLITGIAVSVSGPISFVGLIVPHMLRLIVGSDYRRLIPASILSGGIFLIVCDTIARVLFSPVEVKVGIITSLVGVPYFLYLLKKRENEVSV, from the coding sequence GTGGTACAGTTGAAAAAGGTTTTGATTATTTTAGCTCTTCTGCTTTTGACAGTATTTATAATATCCATAGGGGTGGGAAGTGTTTTTATCCCTCCCCTTCGTGTTTTAAAGGCACTTTTATCGCTCATAGGTATAAGTTTTGGTCCAACGAATGATATGGATTTGACAATTGTCGGACAAATAAGACTTCCAAGAATAATAATTGCCATGATTGTTGGGATGAGCTTAAGCATAGCAGGTGCGCTTGTTCAAGGACTTTACAGAAATCCCATGGCAGACCCAGGAATTATTGGAACATCAAGCGGTGCAAGTTTTGGTGCTATTGTTTGTATAGCCTTTTCGCTCAACACCATAAACATATTTTATTTACCATTGTTTGCTTTTGCAGGTGCGCTTTTGATTTCGTTTTTAGTGTATAGGCTTTCAACCAAGAACAACAAAACGCCCATTACAAACCTCATTTTAATTGGTATTGCAGTTTCAACCTTTGTGTCTTCAATAAACTCTTTGATTCTTTCAAACATAAATCAGTATCAGGTAAGCGAATATATATTTTGGATGCTTGGAAGCTTGGACGGTCGCAGCTGGGTACATGTGAAGATTAGCTTTATTCCTCTTTGTATATTAATGTTATTTTCTTTGCTGTTTGCAAAGAGGATAAACATTTTGATACTTGGAGAGGAAGAAAGCTTTACAATTGGAGTAAATCCAGAAAAGCTGAAAAAAACCTTGCTTGTTCTTGTTTCGCTCATAACAGGGATAGCGGTTTCTGTCTCAGGACCAATCAGCTTTGTTGGGCTAATTGTCCCCCACATGCTCAGACTCATTGTTGGAAGCGATTATAGAAGGCTGATACCTGCTTCAATTTTAAGTGGTGGAATATTTTTGATTGTGTGTGATACAATTGCAAGAGTATTGTTTTCACCGGTTGAAGTAAAGGTGGGGATTATAACCTCTTTAGTGGGGGTTCCGTACTTTCTGTACCTTCTGAAAAAGCGTGAAAATGAGGTGAGTGTATAG
- a CDS encoding ABC transporter ATP-binding protein, which translates to MPLFVENLKCGYSYPIVEINGRLKFEEGKVYGFVGPNGSGKSTLIKALAGLVKIFEGRICFGDVQISKLSDIERAKLISYMPQHIFSSFPFTVLDVVMMGRFPYEKSRFFATYESKKIAEEKIEQVDLSSKKLLSILKISGGERQRTSFARVLAQSSKVLLLDEPNSNLDISHQEKILRIAKKEALDGKIVIMAIHNLKIAAKVCDCVIIMKDGKIVDIGRPDEVLNQQNIKKVYNVDAVVYKNPFGIFDIELIQREDPKAVHVHVVAGGGSAQLLFRMLVEMGCKVTTGVLSTNDTDFETAQLFSIYTVFTKPFMPIGEKEYIENIQLISKADLCVLCSIPFGVQNLKNLEALRYANKLCIIEEEDISKRDFTGGFATNLYNCLREKALVVSNSESLKDYILRETNVKDVKE; encoded by the coding sequence ATGCCTCTTTTTGTTGAGAACCTTAAATGCGGCTACTCTTATCCCATTGTTGAGATAAATGGAAGACTTAAGTTCGAAGAAGGGAAAGTCTATGGATTTGTTGGACCAAACGGAAGTGGTAAAAGTACACTAATAAAGGCTTTAGCAGGGCTTGTCAAAATTTTTGAAGGCAGGATTTGTTTTGGTGATGTGCAGATAAGCAAGCTTTCCGACATAGAAAGAGCAAAGCTTATTTCGTACATGCCACAGCACATCTTTTCAAGCTTTCCATTTACAGTGCTTGATGTTGTGATGATGGGAAGATTTCCTTATGAAAAGAGCAGGTTCTTTGCTACCTACGAGAGCAAAAAAATCGCGGAGGAGAAAATAGAACAGGTTGATCTTTCCAGCAAAAAACTTTTGAGCATATTAAAGATTTCTGGTGGTGAGAGGCAAAGAACTTCCTTTGCACGTGTGCTTGCTCAAAGTAGCAAAGTTTTGCTTTTAGATGAGCCAAATTCAAACTTGGATATTTCCCATCAAGAAAAAATTTTAAGAATTGCAAAAAAGGAAGCGCTTGATGGCAAGATTGTCATAATGGCAATTCATAATCTGAAAATTGCAGCCAAAGTGTGCGATTGCGTGATTATAATGAAAGATGGTAAAATTGTAGATATTGGAAGACCAGATGAGGTTCTAAACCAACAGAACATCAAAAAGGTGTACAATGTTGACGCAGTTGTTTACAAAAATCCATTTGGGATATTTGATATAGAACTTATCCAGAGAGAAGACCCAAAAGCTGTGCACGTTCATGTTGTTGCAGGAGGTGGGAGCGCACAGCTTCTTTTCAGGATGCTCGTTGAAATGGGGTGTAAAGTCACAACAGGTGTACTTTCCACAAACGATACAGACTTTGAAACAGCTCAGCTTTTTTCCATCTATACAGTTTTTACGAAACCTTTTATGCCAATTGGAGAAAAAGAGTATATTGAAAATATTCAGCTAATCAGCAAGGCAGACCTGTGCGTGCTTTGCAGTATTCCGTTTGGTGTTCAGAACCTGAAAAACTTAGAGGCGCTAAGGTATGCTAATAAGCTTTGCATAATTGAAGAGGAGGATATTTCAAAACGCGATTTTACAGGCGGTTTTGCAACAAATCTTTACAATTGCTTGAGAGAAAAAGCCTTAGTTGTTTCAAACAGTGAGAGTTTGAAAGATTATATCTTAAGAGAAACAAATGTAAAAGATGTAAAGGAGTGA
- a CDS encoding lactate utilization protein, whose product MNQNKAWWLDTNFETVKKNLEARNFECFVVEKKEDVVPLLEKLISKGSMVSCGGSMTLFECGVIDFLRNGNYNFLDRYKEGITPEELGEIYRKSFWADYYLMSTNAITLDGKLINIDGNGNRLAALLFGPKNVIVIAGKNKLVLNEEQGLLRVRNIASPMNSKRLSRNTPCTQDGKCHDCLSFECICSHIVVTRRSPAKGRIKVVLVKEDLGF is encoded by the coding sequence ATGAATCAAAATAAGGCATGGTGGTTGGATACAAACTTTGAAACTGTAAAGAAAAACTTGGAGGCAAGAAACTTTGAATGTTTTGTTGTTGAAAAAAAAGAAGATGTTGTACCTCTTTTAGAAAAACTCATTTCAAAAGGCAGCATGGTATCATGCGGTGGGTCAATGACACTTTTTGAATGTGGTGTGATAGATTTTCTGAGAAATGGCAATTACAACTTTTTGGACAGATACAAAGAAGGAATAACACCTGAGGAGCTTGGTGAGATTTACAGAAAATCTTTCTGGGCTGACTACTATCTTATGTCAACAAACGCAATAACACTTGACGGAAAACTCATAAACATAGATGGGAATGGCAACAGGCTTGCAGCGCTTCTTTTCGGTCCTAAAAATGTAATAGTGATTGCCGGAAAGAACAAGCTTGTTTTAAACGAGGAACAAGGTTTGCTGAGAGTAAGGAACATAGCATCTCCTATGAACTCAAAAAGACTTTCTCGAAACACACCCTGTACCCAGGACGGAAAATGCCATGATTGTTTAAGTTTTGAGTGCATCTGCAGCCATATTGTTGTAACAAGAAGGTCTCCTGCAAAGGGAAGAATCAAGGTTGTGCTGGTCAAAGAAGACTTGGGCTTTTAG